The Aestuariibius sp. HNIBRBA575 nucleotide sequence ATTCATCATATCGTCATCCCGTCCGTGATAGGTGATTGCCCCATCTTGCGACATTGACCCGACATCTCCGGTCAAGAACCACTGATCTTGGAACCGGTTTTGCGTGTCTTGGGCTGCGTTTAGATAGCCCAGCATGACGCCAGGATCATTGCGATCAATGGCGATCATCCCGGTCTGACCCATGGGGACGGGGCCCTGCGCGTTCACAATCGCCACGTTGCGCCCCTGTTGCGGATAGCCAAGCGTGTTGGGCGGGGCGGGTTTGGCTGGACTGCCAGAAATGAACGTTGAACATTCCGACATGCCAAAGGCTTCGAAAAGCGGGGTCTGGGTTGCGGTTTCCCATTTCTGACGTAAGGATTCCGGTAGTTTTTCCCCCGCACAAAGCCCATGACGCAATTGCGCGACATCTAAATGAGGTGACTTTAGGAGCTTGCGATAAACCCCTGGGGCAGCTGCAAAAATGCTTGCATTGTATCGGTTCAACAGCACCGCAATGCGATCAATACCGATCCCAGAGGCAGGGATCAAAGCCGTCGCGGCCAGTGTCCAGGGATCCAACAGGCCGGTGCCCAATGTGTAGGTCCAATTGAACGCGCCGGCATGCAATAGCCGGTCATCTTTGGTCAAACCTTCCCAACCCTCAAACATCATACGACGTGCCCAGATGGCCCGATGCGCATGGATCACGCCGCGCGGAGTGCCAGATGTGCCAGAGGTAAACACAATATAGGCCGGGCGATTGGGCTCCCCCATTTGAAAATCACTTGGCGGGAGCCTGTGAAAGGCGTGCAAGTGATCCGTATCAATGACCTGCGCCGGATGGTCCGGCAGCGTAAGACCACGCCCCGCAATCACCAATGCCGGTTCAACATCATCCGCAATCAAATTGATTTCACCTTTGGTGAGTTGCGACGAGGTTGGCACCGGGACCAAACCCGCTGCAATTGCACCTAAAAATGCTAGTGGAAAATCAACGTCATTGCCCAATCTCAGCAACACGCGGTCCCCGGACTGCAACCCCAATCCGCGCAATCCTGTTGCGATCCCGCACACCGCTTGGGTCAGTTTGGCATAGGTCCAGCTTTGAGAACGGCTTTGCCCTAGGATCATCAATGCGGTTTTATCGGGTGTTTTTTGCCCCGCGGCCAACACATATTGCGCCAGATTAAACGGGCTGGGGCAGGGGAACGTGGTGTGGGGCGCGCAAAAAGAGACCATCAGAATTGCCTAAGCATGGACGGGATTGGTTGCAAGCGTTCTAAACCGCAGGCATAAACAACGACATGAGTGATAAAGACCCAAAGAGCCTGATCCGGATTGCCCGCGAAAGTGGTGGCACAGAAATTGCCCAACCTCTGGATTTGGGCGCGCGTGTACGTGAGTTGCGCAAGGCGCGGGATTGGACGTTGGAACAGGCCGCATCACAAGCGGGTTTAGCGCGGTCCACATTGTCCAAGATCGAAAACGGGCAAATGTCACCAACCTACGAAGCGCTTAAGAAGCTGGCCATTGGGCTGGAAATTTCGGTGCCGCAATTGTTCACCGCCCCGTCGCGGGAACAGGTCAATGGTCGTATGGCCATCACCCGAAATGGCGAAGGCGCAGCGCATGTGACGGCAACATACGAACATGAATTGCTGGCGGAATCGCTGACCAAAAAGCGGATGCTGCCCTACCGCGCCTATGTTCG carries:
- a CDS encoding helix-turn-helix domain-containing protein, with the translated sequence MSDKDPKSLIRIARESGGTEIAQPLDLGARVRELRKARDWTLEQAASQAGLARSTLSKIENGQMSPTYEALKKLAIGLEISVPQLFTAPSREQVNGRMAITRNGEGAAHVTATYEHELLAESLTKKRMLPYRAYVRARNVDEFDGWVRHDGEEFLYVLTGHIRLYTEFYEPIEMKRGDSAYYDATMGHNVVSVSAEDAMILWVTSLVD
- a CDS encoding class I adenylate-forming enzyme family protein, coding for MVSFCAPHTTFPCPSPFNLAQYVLAAGQKTPDKTALMILGQSRSQSWTYAKLTQAVCGIATGLRGLGLQSGDRVLLRLGNDVDFPLAFLGAIAAGLVPVPTSSQLTKGEINLIADDVEPALVIAGRGLTLPDHPAQVIDTDHLHAFHRLPPSDFQMGEPNRPAYIVFTSGTSGTPRGVIHAHRAIWARRMMFEGWEGLTKDDRLLHAGAFNWTYTLGTGLLDPWTLAATALIPASGIGIDRIAVLLNRYNASIFAAAPGVYRKLLKSPHLDVAQLRHGLCAGEKLPESLRQKWETATQTPLFEAFGMSECSTFISGSPAKPAPPNTLGYPQQGRNVAIVNAQGPVPMGQTGMIAIDRNDPGVMLGYLNAAQDTQNRFQDQWFLTGDVGSMSQDGAITYHGRDDDMMNAGGYRVSPIEVESAFNTHPHIQECAAVELPVRSDASVIGLFYVSDQALDEADIKAYLQERLAHYKCPRLITPVSSLPRGGNNKLLRRALRQSWEAENGQT